From a single Clostridium isatidis genomic region:
- the cas1 gene encoding CRISPR-associated endonuclease Cas1, translating to MELVINTNGAYLRKVDERFQVTVGGVRQEFSCKKIDKILITTAALVTTDALKLAIENNIDVVFLEYNGQPFGRVWHSKLGSITTIRRNQLKLCEMELGTEFVKEWISQKIDNQINHLKKLSFNRSYEKVKLINEAVDKLEEYKEKVIKLKNVTINNIRGTLEGYEGASAKLYFKTLGQLIPEKYAFVGRSKNPAKDKFNCMLNYAYGILYSNVERSCIIAGLDPYIGIMHTDNYNKTALVFDLIEMYRAYMDEVVFGLFSKRKVKEDMFDKIEGVGYWLNKNGKQLLIEVINNRFEEKVKYKGKMIKLNNIIKYDCHNIANRILNEVS from the coding sequence ATGGAGTTGGTTATTAATACTAATGGAGCATACTTAAGAAAAGTGGATGAAAGATTTCAAGTTACAGTTGGTGGAGTTAGGCAGGAATTTTCTTGTAAGAAAATAGACAAAATTTTAATTACAACTGCTGCTTTAGTAACAACTGATGCTTTAAAACTGGCTATAGAAAATAATATAGATGTAGTATTTCTTGAATATAATGGCCAACCATTTGGAAGAGTATGGCATTCAAAACTAGGAAGTATAACAACAATAAGAAGAAATCAGTTAAAGCTATGCGAAATGGAGCTAGGAACAGAATTTGTAAAGGAGTGGATTTCACAAAAAATAGATAATCAAATAAATCATTTAAAAAAGCTTTCTTTTAACAGAAGTTATGAAAAAGTAAAACTTATAAATGAAGCGGTAGATAAGTTAGAAGAATATAAAGAAAAAGTCATTAAATTAAAGAATGTTACGATAAATAATATAAGAGGTACATTAGAAGGATATGAAGGAGCTTCTGCAAAGCTATATTTTAAGACTTTAGGTCAATTAATACCAGAAAAATATGCTTTTGTAGGAAGAAGCAAGAATCCAGCTAAAGATAAGTTTAACTGCATGCTAAATTATGCTTATGGAATACTTTATTCTAACGTAGAAAGGTCATGTATTATTGCTGGTTTAGATCCTTATATTGGTATAATGCATACAGATAATTATAATAAAACAGCCTTAGTTTTTGATCTTATAGAAATGTATAGAGCTTACATGGATGAAGTAGTTTTTGGTCTTTTTTCAAAGAGAAAAGTTAAAGAAGATATGTTTGACAAAATAGAGGGCGTCGGTTATTGGCTAAACAAAAATGGAAAGCAGCTTTTAATAGAAGTAATTAATAATAGGTTTGAAGAAAAAGTTAAATATAAGGGAAAAATGATAAAACTCAATAATATTATTAAATATGATTGCCATAATATTGCAAATAGAATTTTAAATGAGGTGTCTTAA
- the cas2 gene encoding CRISPR-associated endonuclease Cas2 produces MLYWVMYDISDTKIRNRAIKACKNKGLYRVQKSIFLGELNKNDKDELKIIMEKLIDEATDSIYIFPTNNQYIYDTDIIGNGFDRKLVTNEVVSKFI; encoded by the coding sequence ATGTTATATTGGGTCATGTATGATATTTCCGATACTAAAATAAGAAATAGAGCTATAAAAGCATGTAAAAATAAAGGTCTATATAGAGTTCAAAAAAGTATTTTTTTAGGGGAATTAAATAAGAATGATAAGGATGAATTAAAAATAATTATGGAGAAGCTTATTGACGAAGCAACAGACTCTATATACATTTTTCCCACAAATAATCAATATATTTATGATACAGATATAATTGGAAATGGTTTTGATAGAAAGCTGGTGACTAACGAAGTTGTATCAAAGTTTATTTAA
- the cas4 gene encoding CRISPR-associated protein Cas4 gives MYQSLFNEFEEYITPSEIIEFLYCPRFTYFIKNLNIRQYEENRFKVQLGREKHLDKKAHNDKQIRKRIGGISKEQEKYLISKKLGIKGIVDEIYLLNDGSYAPLDYKFAEYKERDFETYKIQMALYSLIIEEAYNAKVNKFYLVYLRSKNLLKEIEFDGKLKKKCLKYIEDYKKVLKGYYPKATKSKARCIDCCYRNICEK, from the coding sequence TTGTATCAAAGTTTATTTAATGAATTTGAAGAGTATATTACTCCGTCAGAAATTATTGAATTTTTATATTGCCCAAGATTTACCTACTTTATAAAAAATTTAAACATTAGGCAGTACGAAGAAAATAGATTTAAGGTACAACTGGGCAGGGAAAAGCATTTAGATAAAAAGGCTCATAATGACAAGCAAATAAGAAAGAGGATAGGCGGAATTAGTAAAGAGCAGGAAAAGTATTTAATTTCAAAAAAATTAGGAATAAAAGGTATTGTTGATGAAATTTATTTATTAAATGATGGGAGCTATGCTCCATTAGATTATAAATTTGCGGAATATAAAGAAAGAGATTTTGAAACTTATAAAATACAAATGGCCTTATATTCATTAATTATCGAAGAAGCATATAATGCTAAAGTAAATAAATTTTATTTAGTTTATTTGAGGAGTAAAAATTTATTAAAAGAAATAGAATTTGATGGTAAGTTAAAAAAGAAATGCTTAAAATATATTGAAGACTATAAAAAGGTATTAAAAGGATATTATCCAAAGGCCACAAAAAGTAAAGCAAGATGTATAGATTGTTGTTATAGAAATATTTGTGAAAAATAA